In Bradyrhizobium guangxiense, one DNA window encodes the following:
- the aepX gene encoding phosphoenolpyruvate mutase encodes MLRAQICSNRDLSFLMEAHDALSGAIAKRAGFKGLWASGLAIASSLGYRDANEASWSQLVDVVERIVDSTELPVLVDGDGGFGNFNNARLLARKLRQRGAAGVALEDSCFPKMNSFIGDRHPLADIDEFSGRLRAVKDTVAEDLVLVARIEALIAGHGMDEALVRASAYAAAGADAILIHSRKSTADEILSFASSWQNHRPVVIVPTKYYRTPVSSYRDAGISTVIWANHSMRAATAAMRHVCGRIIAEEGVASIEPAIATLEEIFELLRYDELARAEERYLDPG; translated from the coding sequence ATGCTGCGCGCTCAGATCTGCTCCAACCGCGACCTCTCCTTCCTCATGGAAGCTCACGATGCGCTCTCCGGCGCAATCGCCAAGCGCGCGGGATTCAAAGGTCTGTGGGCGTCGGGCCTCGCAATCGCCTCCTCTCTTGGCTACCGAGATGCCAACGAAGCATCATGGAGCCAACTCGTCGACGTGGTCGAGCGGATCGTCGACTCGACCGAACTGCCTGTGCTCGTTGACGGTGATGGCGGCTTCGGGAACTTCAACAATGCACGCCTGCTGGCACGGAAACTCCGTCAGCGCGGCGCTGCCGGCGTCGCGCTTGAGGACAGCTGCTTTCCGAAAATGAACTCGTTCATTGGCGATCGGCATCCGCTCGCAGATATCGATGAATTCTCCGGCCGTCTGCGGGCAGTGAAGGATACAGTGGCGGAAGACTTGGTCCTCGTGGCTCGGATCGAAGCCCTGATCGCCGGCCATGGAATGGACGAAGCACTGGTACGCGCTAGTGCTTACGCCGCTGCGGGAGCCGACGCGATCCTCATTCACTCGCGTAAGAGCACGGCGGACGAGATACTCTCGTTCGCGAGTTCCTGGCAGAACCACCGACCTGTCGTAATCGTTCCAACAAAATACTATCGAACGCCGGTCTCGTCATACCGTGATGCCGGCATCTCTACCGTGATCTGGGCCAATCACTCCATGCGAGCTGCGACTGCGGCAATGCGGCACGTCTGCGGCCGCATTATCGCTGAGGAAGGCGTTGCCAGCATTGAGCCAGCTATCGCGACCCTTGAAGAGATCTTCGAGTTATTAAGGTACGACGAACTCGCTCGCGCGGAAGAGCGATATCTTGACCCAGGATAG
- the repA gene encoding plasmid partitioning protein RepA translates to MRVFETEEGWPETASARISCHATLLSGQLRSLGAALFPPAAAKTLRPFSSGEVAKIVRVSDGYLRQLSLDGLGPAPAIGHGGRRSYTLAQVNELRAYLAAARPREAVDFLPRRRPGEKLQIITVANFKGGSAKTTTALYLAQYLALSGFRVLAIDLDPQASLSAMFGYQPEFDIGQSETIYGAIRYDDQRRPMREVVRPTYFEGIGLVPGNLELMEFEHHTPRAMVERRERGHDLFFRRLASAIDQVSDDYDVVVIDCPPQLGYLTMGALNAATAMLVTIHPQMVDVASMSQFLLMTSDLMSVIEEAGGRLDHDFIRYVITRHDPNDVPEAQIVALLRNLFRENVLQATAWKSTAISNAGLTKQSLYELDRGSVGRGAYDRAVESVDAINAEIVQLLKKVWGR, encoded by the coding sequence ATGAGAGTTTTTGAGACAGAGGAGGGGTGGCCGGAGACAGCGAGCGCGCGCATTTCCTGCCATGCCACTCTACTCTCTGGTCAACTCCGCTCGTTGGGCGCCGCCCTTTTTCCACCAGCGGCTGCCAAGACTCTTCGCCCGTTCTCCTCCGGAGAGGTGGCCAAGATCGTTCGCGTGTCAGACGGCTATTTGCGGCAACTTTCCCTCGACGGCCTGGGACCTGCCCCCGCGATCGGTCATGGCGGGCGGCGGTCGTATACCTTAGCTCAAGTGAATGAGCTGCGGGCCTATCTGGCTGCAGCCCGCCCGCGGGAGGCAGTTGATTTTCTCCCACGGCGGCGCCCCGGCGAAAAGCTTCAAATCATCACGGTCGCTAATTTCAAGGGCGGCTCGGCCAAAACAACGACCGCCCTGTATCTGGCCCAATATCTCGCCCTTTCCGGCTTTCGAGTTCTGGCCATCGACCTCGATCCGCAAGCCTCTTTGTCGGCCATGTTCGGCTATCAGCCGGAATTCGACATTGGGCAAAGCGAAACCATTTACGGCGCCATCCGCTATGACGACCAGCGCCGCCCCATGCGTGAAGTTGTGCGGCCGACCTATTTCGAGGGTATAGGCCTAGTGCCTGGCAATCTCGAACTCATGGAGTTTGAGCATCACACGCCGCGCGCCATGGTCGAGCGCCGCGAACGTGGACATGATCTTTTTTTTCGCCGCCTAGCGAGCGCAATCGATCAGGTAAGCGACGACTATGATGTCGTGGTGATCGACTGCCCACCTCAGCTCGGCTACCTGACGATGGGCGCTTTGAATGCGGCGACGGCGATGCTGGTGACAATCCACCCGCAGATGGTCGATGTCGCATCGATGAGCCAATTCCTTCTGATGACGTCGGATTTGATGTCCGTCATCGAGGAGGCGGGCGGCCGCCTCGATCACGATTTCATCCGCTATGTGATCACGCGCCATGATCCGAATGACGTGCCTGAGGCTCAGATCGTTGCGCTGCTGCGCAATCTGTTCCGCGAAAACGTGCTGCAAGCGACAGCCTGGAAATCCACTGCGATCTCCAATGCTGGCCTGACAAAACAATCGCTCTATGAGCTTGACCGCGGATCCGTCGGACGCGGCGCCTATGACAGGGCGGTTGAATCTGTCGATGCTATCAATGCGGAGATCGTGCAGCTGCTGAAGAAGGTGTGGGGACGATGA
- a CDS encoding aminotransferase class I/II-fold pyridoxal phosphate-dependent enzyme, which produces MFSDECYSSFVFTRERHESIVMAQPGVRSRTILVNAFSKELAITRWRLGYLAAPRRSFLRPGSCRDI; this is translated from the coding sequence ATCTTTTCCGACGAATGCTATTCCAGCTTCGTATTCACTCGTGAGCGCCATGAATCGATTGTCATGGCGCAGCCCGGCGTACGTTCACGGACGATCCTGGTCAACGCTTTCTCCAAGGAACTGGCGATCACTCGCTGGCGACTGGGCTATTTAGCAGCCCCCCGGAGATCGTTTCTGCGGCCAGGAAGTTGCAGGGACATATGA
- the repC gene encoding plasmid replication protein RepC, whose amino-acid sequence MQSRAPTTPFGRRSLKLAHVATQVAVSTRPSEKIVHKWKIFQAICIARPRLGISERALTVLDALLSFHPETTLTGEGDLIVFPSNNQLTLRAHGMPVSTLRRHLAVLVDAGLIVRRDSPNGKRYARKGSGGDIERAFGFDLSPLVVRAEEFERLAEEIKAEARAIKHARERITLCRRDIAKMIATGIEENVPTHREWKGPADWDEVHRAFRSIVETIPRRATCQELEAIADELSQLADDVLNLLETHVQAANMSANESHTERHLQNSNPNTLTELEPSLQEGRAASTEPQPQPARFAEGSYPLGMVLSACPDIVDYAKGGISNWRDFIATAAVVRSMLGISPSAWEEAQSVMGETQAAIVVGCILQRGEVIRSAGGYLRGLTRKAEAGEFSLGPILMAQINSRLHEKRRA is encoded by the coding sequence ATGCAATCACGTGCCCCAACGACGCCCTTTGGGCGGCGCTCGTTGAAGCTTGCCCATGTGGCAACACAAGTCGCAGTATCGACCAGGCCATCGGAAAAGATCGTCCATAAATGGAAGATCTTTCAGGCCATCTGCATCGCAAGGCCGCGCCTCGGTATCTCTGAGCGTGCGCTGACGGTGCTGGATGCTCTGCTCAGCTTTCATCCCGAGACTACGCTCACGGGTGAGGGTGACCTCATCGTGTTTCCGTCAAACAATCAGCTGACGCTGCGAGCTCACGGCATGCCGGTGTCCACGTTGCGGCGTCATCTCGCTGTGCTTGTCGACGCCGGGCTCATCGTTCGCAGGGATAGTCCGAACGGCAAGCGCTACGCTCGCAAAGGCAGCGGCGGTGACATCGAGCGCGCCTTTGGCTTTGACTTGTCGCCACTCGTCGTTCGCGCCGAAGAGTTCGAGAGGCTGGCTGAGGAAATCAAAGCGGAGGCTCGTGCTATCAAACATGCGCGCGAGCGCATCACACTCTGCCGTCGTGACATCGCCAAGATGATTGCAACGGGCATCGAGGAAAACGTGCCGACCCACAGGGAATGGAAGGGGCCGGCTGATTGGGACGAGGTGCATCGGGCATTCCGTTCGATCGTCGAGACGATTCCACGCCGGGCGACCTGCCAAGAACTTGAGGCGATCGCCGACGAACTATCGCAGCTTGCCGACGACGTCCTCAATCTGCTGGAAACTCACGTCCAAGCAGCAAATATGAGCGCCAATGAGTCCCATACTGAGCGTCACTTACAGAATTCAAACCCAAACACTCTTACTGAACTTGAACCTAGCCTCCAAGAAGGCAGGGCGGCGAGTACCGAGCCGCAACCACAACCGGCGCGATTTGCGGAAGGCTCCTATCCTTTGGGTATGGTCTTGAGCGCATGTCCAGACATCGTCGACTACGCCAAGGGAGGGATTTCAAACTGGCGCGATTTCATTGCGACTGCGGCGGTCGTTCGATCCATGCTTGGCATCAGTCCCAGCGCGTGGGAGGAGGCGCAGAGCGTCATGGGGGAGACTCAGGCTGCAATTGTGGTCGGCTGCATCCTGCAGCGAGGGGAGGTCATCCGTTCAGCCGGCGGATATCTGCGGGGGCTGACGCGAAAAGCCGAGGCCGGCGAATTCTCGCTCGGGCCAATCCTAATGGCGCAGATCAACTCACGACTGCACGAAAAACGAAGGGCCTAA
- a CDS encoding integrase core domain-containing protein, producing MPFRESSPVEERVALFREYETGAFSVTELCARHGVSRETFYVWKRRRESGERRWFEERSHAAASCPHATAGRLADRIVATRQRFPHFGPKKIKAWLEHERPEVDWPAASTIGDILKREGLVEARRRRRRAIAQGEVAAPASAPNEEWAIDFKGWFRTRDGNRCDPLTITDAASRYLIEVRIVDPTGAGVRSALERVFKDIGLPAAIRSDNGAPFGSTGAGGLSALSVWWLKLGIEPRYIPPASPQDNGRHERMHRTLKAQTTKPPAATVAEQQRRFDAFRHHFNQERPHEALDQMPPVKLWQSPSRTLPRRLDDPWYDADHEVRRVRPTGDIKWRGEHVFVGEALAGELVGLCEHDTSGHLVRFCGRDLGLINCERRFLRFAPPRARLRIAQETPQTGEQ from the coding sequence ATGCCTTTCAGGGAGAGCAGTCCTGTGGAGGAGCGTGTCGCGTTGTTTCGAGAGTACGAGACGGGGGCATTTTCGGTGACGGAGCTGTGCGCGCGGCACGGCGTCAGCCGAGAGACGTTCTACGTCTGGAAGCGGCGTCGGGAGAGCGGGGAGCGGCGCTGGTTCGAGGAGCGCAGCCACGCGGCGGCGAGTTGCCCGCATGCGACGGCGGGGCGGCTGGCCGATCGCATCGTCGCGACGCGGCAGCGGTTTCCGCATTTCGGCCCGAAGAAGATCAAGGCATGGCTTGAGCATGAGCGGCCGGAGGTCGACTGGCCGGCAGCCTCGACGATCGGCGACATCCTGAAGCGTGAGGGCCTGGTCGAGGCGCGTCGGCGCCGACGCCGGGCGATTGCGCAAGGCGAGGTGGCGGCGCCGGCAAGCGCACCCAACGAAGAATGGGCGATCGACTTCAAGGGCTGGTTCCGAACCCGCGACGGCAACCGCTGCGATCCGCTGACCATCACCGATGCGGCGAGCCGCTATCTTATCGAAGTGCGCATCGTCGATCCGACGGGGGCGGGCGTCAGGAGCGCCCTGGAACGTGTTTTCAAGGACATCGGCCTTCCCGCCGCGATCCGCTCCGACAATGGTGCACCGTTTGGATCGACGGGGGCGGGCGGCCTTTCGGCGCTCTCGGTATGGTGGCTCAAGCTCGGTATCGAACCGCGCTACATCCCCCCGGCGAGCCCGCAGGACAACGGCCGGCACGAGCGCATGCACCGCACGCTGAAGGCCCAGACCACGAAGCCGCCCGCGGCAACGGTCGCCGAGCAGCAACGCCGCTTCGATGCCTTCCGCCACCACTTCAACCAGGAGCGGCCACATGAGGCGCTCGACCAGATGCCGCCCGTCAAACTCTGGCAGTCGCCCTCGCGCACCTTGCCACGCCGTCTCGATGACCCTTGGTACGACGCCGATCACGAGGTTCGCCGGGTGCGTCCCACCGGCGATATCAAATGGCGCGGCGAGCACGTTTTCGTTGGCGAGGCGCTCGCAGGTGAGCTCGTCGGCCTCTGTGAGCACGACACTAGCGGCCACCTCGTGCGCTTCTGCGGTCGCGATCTCGGGCTGATCAATTGCGAGCGGCGTTTCCTGCGCTTTGCTCCGCCGCGCGCGCGGCTCCGCATCGCGCAGGAAACGCCGCAGACAGGAGAACAATGA
- the repB gene encoding plasmid partitioning protein RepB, translating to MSKRTDAIRGLFTAAPQTSPLSADNTAPAPLARVSSGAVRSLKESFSEVEKENQELRDKLTSGATIVEIDPGLIDPSPVSDRFRDDDTASYELLKQSISQIGQEVPVLVRKHPTMPGRYQSAYGHRRVRAARELGIAVKAILKPLSDEALVVAQGLENAPREDLSFIERAMFAMRIEDAGHKRAVVQDALAVDRAEASKLIAVARSIPPDIIDAIGKAPKVGRGRWQSFADLLADASVIDRVRAAIGDDKFAGRESDDRFLTVFSAANKPAATRQFARSSAVLASDGQRIAQVRQGDRELKLTIDKKVPALFADFLITQLPNLFETFCKSDRSEETTGA from the coding sequence ATGAGCAAGCGCACGGATGCTATCAGGGGGCTTTTTACTGCCGCACCTCAGACGAGTCCGTTGTCAGCTGACAACACAGCACCAGCGCCGCTGGCGCGGGTGTCGTCAGGTGCTGTGCGCTCGCTGAAGGAATCTTTCTCAGAAGTTGAGAAGGAGAATCAGGAGCTTCGGGACAAGCTCACATCTGGCGCGACGATCGTAGAGATCGATCCCGGTCTGATAGATCCCTCGCCCGTGTCTGATCGTTTTCGCGACGACGACACGGCTTCTTACGAACTTCTCAAGCAATCGATTTCGCAGATCGGCCAGGAGGTTCCTGTCCTCGTCCGCAAGCATCCGACAATGCCGGGACGATATCAGAGCGCTTATGGTCATCGCCGGGTGCGTGCCGCGCGCGAGCTGGGTATTGCCGTCAAAGCGATCCTAAAACCGCTCTCCGACGAAGCCCTCGTCGTGGCACAAGGCCTTGAGAACGCGCCGCGGGAGGATTTGAGCTTCATCGAGCGCGCGATGTTCGCAATGCGCATCGAAGATGCCGGGCACAAGCGCGCAGTCGTTCAAGACGCGCTCGCAGTCGATAGGGCCGAAGCGTCAAAACTGATTGCGGTTGCGAGATCCATTCCGCCCGACATTATCGATGCTATTGGCAAGGCCCCAAAGGTTGGCCGCGGGCGATGGCAGAGCTTTGCTGATCTCTTGGCGGATGCGTCGGTGATCGACCGCGTAAGGGCGGCGATCGGGGACGACAAGTTCGCCGGCCGTGAGTCAGACGACAGATTTCTGACGGTGTTCTCGGCCGCGAATAAACCTGCTGCAACTCGCCAATTCGCGCGATCGTCTGCTGTGCTCGCCTCAGATGGACAGCGCATCGCTCAGGTCCGTCAGGGCGATCGAGAACTCAAGTTGACCATCGACAAGAAGGTCCCGGCGTTGTTCGCGGACTTTCTTATCACCCAGCTTCCGAACCTGTTCGAGACGTTTTGCAAATCGGACAGATCCGAGGAGACCACCGGGGCTTAG